In Aquimarina spinulae, a single window of DNA contains:
- a CDS encoding DUF983 domain-containing protein — translation MNFLKGTKIYSIITGSCPVCQEESMYKESNPYKLSQTLKMQDRCSHCGTKYKIEPSFFYGAMYVSYPVGIAFAVAAFVISNLIFKLDLVATFIIISITMIAFLPVILRLSRNIWINFFMHYKKEEHSS, via the coding sequence ATGAACTTCTTAAAAGGAACAAAAATTTATAGCATTATAACTGGTAGCTGCCCTGTATGCCAGGAAGAAAGTATGTATAAGGAATCGAATCCTTATAAATTAAGCCAAACTTTAAAAATGCAGGACCGTTGTAGTCATTGTGGCACCAAATACAAAATAGAACCTTCTTTTTTTTATGGAGCTATGTATGTGAGTTATCCTGTAGGGATTGCTTTTGCGGTTGCAGCTTTTGTGATTAGTAATCTCATTTTTAAGCTGGATCTAGTGGCTACTTTTATTATAATTTCTATAACGATGATTGCTTTTTTGCCTGTTATTTTAAGGTTATCCCGAAATATATGGATCAACTTTTTTATGCACTACAAAAAAGAAGAGCATTCTTCATAG
- a CDS encoding NAD(P)/FAD-dependent oxidoreductase, which produces MLLDYIVVGLGLSGLSFVEELESHNKSYVVFEDASQKSSRVAGGLYNPIILKRFTMAWQASQQIETAVSFYKNVETKLQKTLVSELPILRRFNAVEEQNNWFEACDKPLLGEFLSSELIRNTNPALDIPFHYGKVKHTGKIDISNMLSAYAKNLKENDILIDESFEYDKITVAKDYIQYKEIKCRHIVFAEGYGVKKNPFFNDLPLYGNKGEYIIIKSEALKQKEAIKSSIFIIPLGEDLYKVGATYNNEDKSPEITTTAREELQKKLEKFLKVPYKVVDQVAGIRPTVRDRRPLIGTHARYANVHILNGMGSRGILLAPTMAKELYKHIEKGTSLDKEIDCKRYSDL; this is translated from the coding sequence ATGCTATTAGATTATATTGTTGTAGGGTTAGGATTATCGGGATTATCTTTTGTAGAGGAATTAGAAAGTCATAACAAATCATATGTAGTTTTCGAAGACGCTTCACAGAAATCATCGAGAGTAGCAGGAGGTCTGTATAACCCCATAATTTTAAAGCGCTTTACGATGGCTTGGCAAGCCTCGCAGCAAATTGAAACAGCAGTCTCTTTTTATAAAAATGTAGAAACAAAACTCCAGAAAACGTTAGTTTCAGAACTTCCGATATTACGAAGATTTAATGCCGTAGAGGAGCAAAACAACTGGTTTGAAGCTTGTGATAAACCCCTTTTAGGAGAATTTCTTTCTTCAGAATTGATCCGAAATACTAATCCGGCGCTAGATATCCCATTTCATTATGGAAAAGTAAAACATACCGGAAAAATTGATATCAGCAATATGCTTTCTGCCTATGCAAAAAACCTTAAAGAAAACGATATTTTAATCGATGAATCCTTTGAGTATGATAAAATCACTGTAGCAAAAGATTATATTCAATATAAAGAAATAAAATGCAGGCATATTGTATTTGCTGAGGGGTATGGAGTAAAAAAGAATCCATTTTTTAATGATCTGCCATTATATGGTAATAAAGGTGAATATATTATTATTAAGTCTGAAGCACTTAAGCAAAAGGAAGCAATAAAATCTTCGATATTTATTATCCCGCTGGGAGAGGATTTATATAAAGTAGGGGCAACATATAATAACGAGGATAAATCTCCCGAAATAACAACTACTGCCAGGGAGGAATTGCAAAAAAAGCTGGAAAAATTTTTAAAAGTGCCCTACAAGGTAGTAGATCAGGTAGCAGGAATACGTCCTACAGTAAGAGATCGAAGACCTTTGATAGGAACACATGCCAGATATGCTAATGTGCATATTTTAAATGGTATGGGGAGTAGAGGCATACTCTTGGCTCCTACTATGGCAAAAGAACTATATAAACATATAGAAAAAGGAACTTCTTTAGACAAAGAAATAGATTGTAAACGGTATAGTGACCTATGA